The Ziziphus jujuba cultivar Dongzao chromosome 3, ASM3175591v1 region TTTACTTATAATGTCAATCTTTTTAACTCTTTTTGGGTCTTCCAGAAGTGAAATATCATTTGTAACTATCAATTGTTTTAAAAGcttatgatataaaaataacttattattattattatatgttaaatGGTTTGAGGCTAggtgctatatatatattgagttttatTATAGAGAGGAACAAGTTTATGGAATGAAAATctaatattgaatattattttaGGAGGATCGATTTTACTCAAAAACTAGACAAGTTGAATCTGTAGATATGTTATATAACAAAATCTTCACtctaaaacaaaatttacccttttaaaataatattcgaTATTAGGTTGTTATCTTATAGACTGAATCTAATAATTTTCAtagtaaaactatatatatatatatatatatatatatttatatatgtgctGATCACTTGCAATAATTTCTCCTTCATGGGTGTTTTGAGTCCATGTGTCTTGAGTCAATCTCATTTGATAGGTACAGTCTTGTTACATGACCCTTTTTTCTTCTCTACCCCActgtattttatttaaattttcaaaaatactttttctttttaattgaagacaaaatatttagttttataatACCAAACATTCAGTtgaacaatattaaaatattcaatatatatcaatTGAACTTATAGGTATATCCAGctattttttacatttaaaagatAAGTTTTTATAGTAGAAATATAGAACTTTAATCAATTCTTATATAATACATTTTAtctatataccttttttttattgatattttatctatatattctATTTAACTGTTTTAAGTATGATTATAATTGATAAAAGGAGAATTTAGATATCCTTCAATTTTCCAATGctaatcattattttttctgtaaaaatttttaaacattttccatcaaatataattatatttattacaattttatgaaatttatgaatatattcTACTATACTTTgataaattaaagatttttgtttctttcatgaTAAGAtaacttattttttaatgtaaaaatatgtGGAGTTCTAGTTAGTTGAACTTATCTATATTATTACAAAACATGTTAATATTGTTTAGCTATAATTTACCAAACATCTAAAATAATGTTTGATACTATAAAACTAAATAGTCATCTTCAAtaaaaatggtatttttttttttttattacaacttATTGGCGATTTGCACCTAGAGGTTACCTTAGATCTAGAAATATGTTTTTAGTAGTTTGACCACtacaaaaccatatatatatatatatatatatatatatatatatatttgtttttgttttttgttttatatttttttttagaccttttaatttgtttccaattttaaaatggttcttttattttcattgtttcAACAAAGTAAAGTGAAGTTCGCTAAATTGATATGTTATTCTTATCTACACTAGAGAATTATTGATTTGACATGCcatgaaaagggaaaaaaattattgtaaataataaaaaaaattgtttcaatGAAGGtcctctattattattatttttttaaaatttcaatataaataagtTGGAAACAAACATTTGGCTGGTGTTTGAGAGCTATACAAAAAACacatttcttattatttaaccaatgttttaaaaatcaaaatttccatcaaaattttactgacatttttatattttcaaagggtgaataagaaatttttataccaaatgaaagccgatgaaattttcaaaatttctattggaatttttgatatttcgacaaatttgtttatcaaaatttccatTACATATCTAAAcaaattcatttaaaatattgtcaaaaaattcataatttccataaaaattttggtggaattttccaaagatatttaaaaatttctattaaatttattttttaaatttttatcaaaaaattaataaatatgaataatgcTTAATTGTCTACTTATCCACTATTTGTTTtaccataataaatttattatttccataaatattataaagtagatataaattataatataaagaaaattataaatttgcatgaaataaattataaatttatagtgGATAAATGTTATAAAAATGTGTAGGGAATAATTCTTTATAAATATAGTTAAATGAATTGATGGAATGTTGTTAAATAGTAATTCGTGGGTGTTATCTCAAAATTAACCATTAGTggataataattttgtatatggttagcaatattatataatgattATCACTAAGGACATCTTCATTTAATACATAATCCATATGATtgatatattaacaattatatgtaaaatttttaataattaattttcatatttcatattttaaaatgaggATGAAGAAGAGATTGACAATATTCAACCACCTAGAAATTCTATGTGGCATTGAGACAAAATgtttgaaatataatttaattataataattatttcatatatcttaattaataaatattataatcaaatatataattttttgcattttttatttataatatatatctttgtTCATTAACACTTATTATACATTGACTAActaagataaatataaaatttagcaaatatttttataatttttataatcaatttgataattaatttattaaataagttaatactaatatttgaataaaaaatttatttttaaaacaaattttaatcaatttttattatttttatgagtttttatcaatattttaatggatatttCCATATGTTAAAACCTTGATATTTTTGTcgctattgattttttaaattttatttcgtttccgattctttttttctttatctcacaaATTTTCTAATCATTTATTCCTTTTCTGTCCTCTCTCTATATCACTCAGTTTCAAAATGAATTGTGCATCTTGGAATAtgaatacaaaaagaaaaaggtgaaGATGAATAAcgaaaaataaaaccataaaaggAGTTTTGGTACCATTCATTAGCAGTGAAGAAAAAAGaggggagaaaaaaaagaaaaatcaagaagAAGATAAAGGAGAATGGGAAGAAGATGAAAAGAGGGagaaaaataaacaactttAACAAGACaagtaaatagtaaaattatattgtaattttttctcttaaagGTATAACAACAATTTAAACAGTTATGTATGAGAGAGTGATACACTGTATATGGTGTTATAAAATAAgggatggagatgattttttacaaATTTGAGGGAGGTTTTGAAATTATCTTAAActtcaaaagtacaaatgaAATAATTCCtatgtttaattgtttatgatatatgtcttcatttatttatttgcctagatatttttcttttttggtatttttattgtatgttatttttgttaaaatactactgatcccaaaagcttaagcttaTAGAAAGTAGactttcatttgatttatatttttctataacaTTTCCCTTTAAATATAGATATGTCTTTTTTAGACTTTTCTCTGGGTCCTtacatttgtgtttttttttttttttttttattttggatggagttgttgaattcaggattttttggatttttggctCGATACCATGTTAAAGTATTAATGATCTCAAAAATTTAAGTTTATGAAAATgaactttcattttatttatatttttctcttaacaATTTTTTATAGAACACAAAGTATATGAATGTATTTTTTGCTAAAAAAGAGTATAAGGTTTATGAAGATTATATGATATGTTTACATCAGTACAATGGATTACAGCAAATGATAACAAAATAATCTATAAAACAAAGGTAATTAAATTAGTAGAGACAAGCCAAGTGCCTACAAAAAGCTAAAGCCTGTCCATCAAGTACGTTGAGGAAGATATTAGTATTTATCTGCATCAGTTTTCTTAAATGTATACTACATACCATGCTTGCTGtttctttcattaattaataaagttGACTTTCTGTTATTTATAAATTGTTACCAAAAAGTTCACTTCAATTTTGATTAATAcgaatatcaaaaaatacacactatgtatatatttgattagtaCGTATATAGTAtgtacatatgtgtatatattattattattatttcacatttATTTTGGCTCAAGTAAGGCATGTACAAAAAGAACTCTgctttaatggaaaaaaaaaaaaaaagaaagaaaatatttcctTTATAGAGACAGACGCTATGGCACAGATTGGTTTGACATAAATCAAGAAATCAAAAACGAAGTGAGAAAGATCCATATATACCaccaaaatactaataaaaatgcaaaaagaaaaaaagtaattaaatgtctctaatacaatatatatgtatatttataaatgagaatttttcaataaatatattcatattttaataaaatatggataTTCTTTTTGACTATTATCTTCCaaaatactattattaataattgtatcatttaaaatcatatcctcattttaataaaatgcaAATGTCTACATTGaaaactgtatttttttttttttttgataaaaacaaaacgaactgtacttatatatatttttcaaaagagaaaattatatatatatatatatatatacatatatagttttcagccataattttgcttttgcttcttctttagTAATCCGGCTTATTATACAAATAGgttttaaaatggaaattaaTACTAGAGATTTCCTTTTTATAAACTTTCCATATAAAAGAACATTAGCCAAAGTAATACacaatcacacacacacacacacacacacacacacacacacacacacacatatatatatatatatatataaatatgtacaaacaatatgtattacccaaaaaaaaaaaaaatgtacaaacaATACGGTTAATTAGTTTCCTTCGCTCCAAAATATCATGatctaaaatgaaaaatctaatatatacatatatatatatatatatattttactgtttttgggattttcttttacttctaattatcattttttatccTAGCTCtgatgttaattaattaacctGCTCATACACATTTAATGCAAGATCCGCCTATGAagattcatacagatcatgtgcacatattcacccaaaaaaacaaaaaatcatgtGCAGTTAAATTTCTTGAAAGGGTTCCATTATCCCATATATACTCCTTGTTTTACCTTCCATGGCTACCTTCTTCCTCTAAATGGCTTCCAGACCCATTTTTTCATCCATTAATTTCTAATCTTTCTTCCATTAATTCTCAACTTTCTTCTTTCAATCTCATCATCAATGGAATATATTTTCCTACCTTTTGAAGAGTTTTAGCATTTTCTCTGTTATTCAccgaaataaaattttctattccATGTCATTTTTTGCATGAActatttttctagatttttggagatggaaaaatcatcaatgGTGATGGGAAAATACTTCAATAACAATCCAATCTGGTTTGTCTTACTCTCTCCCTTTCTTTTATGCTTCATCTTGCTTCTACTGAATCTCTCAGTTTTTGATCCTGGAAAAGATGGAGTCACCACTTTAGTCCATGATTTTGCATTTCCAAACCCTCCAGATCAGAAACCAATTAGAGATTTTCTTGGTAACCAAGCAACCCCAAATCTTACCGCTAGGACTAAGAGCAATGATCACTCTGTTCAAACcaatcaaggaaaaatcaacaacACAACCCAAAAAGGTATTAGCGCTGAAATTAACCAATTCGATTCATGCTTGGGCCGGTACATTTATGTTCATGATCTTCCAAGCCAATTCAATAAGGATTTGCTCAAGAATTGTCGCAGTCTTATGAAATGGTTTGACATGTGTGAATATTTATCAAACAAGGGGTTTGGTAAGAGGATTGAGGATAACAATTCCAAAAGGGTTTTGATGAAAAAGGGTTGGTTTTCAACCAACCAATTTTCATTAGAAATCATTTTCCATAACAGGATTAACATGTACAAATGCTTAACCAATGATTCATCCATGGCATCAGCAATCTATGTCCCCTTCTATGCAGGACTAGAAGTTGGACAACATCTTTGGGACCTAAACATATCAAAAAGAGATTCTTCAGCTCGAAAACTCGTCCATTGGCTATCGAAAAAAGCTGAATGGAATACAATGTGGGGAAGAGACCATTTCTTGATTGGAGGGAGGATTGGATGGGATTTCAGGAGACAAACAGAGGAAGAAACTGATTGGGGTTCAAAGCTCATGTTCTTGCCAGAATCAAACAACATGACACTTTTGTCAATCGAATCGAGCTCGTGGAATAACGACATTGCTATCCCATATCCAACATATTTCCATCCTTCAAAGGAAAGTGAGGTGCTTGTTTGGCAAGAAAGAATGAGAAAGAGAAACAGGaggtatttgttttcttttgcagGAGCACCAAGGCCTAATTCCGATGATTCAATCCGGGACAACCTGATCAAACAGTGCAAATCTTCTTCCAAACATTGCAAGTTTATGCGATGTGATGTTTCAAATCAATGTGAAGAGCCTGCGAAAGTGATTGGATTGTTTCAAAACTCAATCTTCTGCTTACAACCAACAGGAGATTCATACACAAGAAGATCAACTTTTGATTCAATCTTGGCAGGGTGTATTCCAGTTTTCTTCCATCCGGGTTCTGCTTATGTGCAATATTTGTGGCATTTACCAAAGAATTATAGCAAATATTCAGTGTTCATATCACAAACTAATATAAAAGAGAACAGGGTCATCATCAGTGAAAGATTGCTTGGAATTTCCAAAAATGAGGTCAGGGCAATGAGAGAGGAGGTCATTAAGCTGATTCCAAGGATAATATATGGGAATTGGAGGTCTGACATGGAGAGGAAACTTGAAGATGCATTTGATATAGCTGTAAAAGGTTTGCTAGAAAGAGTGGAGAAAGTAAGGAAGAAGATCAAAGAAGGTAAAGATCCAAGTGAAGGTTTTGCAGAAGAAAGCAGTAGGAAGTTTGATTTGCTAGCTTTTGAAGGAGTAGTTAATCCCTAAAATGAAGGGCAAATGTTTAGAACATTTGAGATATCACttttttattgtctttttttttttttttttttttttcctttttctctctctattatgaagatttattgtttatttgttgtacAGCATATACTGAACACATGAACATGGtgattataaactttttaacCAATTCTAATGATCAATTAACCATTCCCTTAGGATGATCAATGTTTTTTTAGATAATTATAAATCGGATTTTCAAATTTGGAAATAGAAAAAGTAAATTAGGGATCAATGACGAGCATTTCCTGTTTGCT contains the following coding sequences:
- the LOC125423175 gene encoding probable xyloglucan galactosyltransferase GT14; protein product: MNYFSRFLEMEKSSMVMGKYFNNNPIWFVLLSPFLLCFILLLLNLSVFDPGKDGVTTLVHDFAFPNPPDQKPIRDFLGNQATPNLTARTKSNDHSVQTNQGKINNTTQKGISAEINQFDSCLGRYIYVHDLPSQFNKDLLKNCRSLMKWFDMCEYLSNKGFGKRIEDNNSKRVLMKKGWFSTNQFSLEIIFHNRINMYKCLTNDSSMASAIYVPFYAGLEVGQHLWDLNISKRDSSARKLVHWLSKKAEWNTMWGRDHFLIGGRIGWDFRRQTEEETDWGSKLMFLPESNNMTLLSIESSSWNNDIAIPYPTYFHPSKESEVLVWQERMRKRNRRYLFSFAGAPRPNSDDSIRDNLIKQCKSSSKHCKFMRCDVSNQCEEPAKVIGLFQNSIFCLQPTGDSYTRRSTFDSILAGCIPVFFHPGSAYVQYLWHLPKNYSKYSVFISQTNIKENRVIISERLLGISKNEVRAMREEVIKLIPRIIYGNWRSDMERKLEDAFDIAVKGLLERVEKVRKKIKEGKDPSEGFAEESSRKFDLLAFEGVVNP